A window from Chryseobacterium vaccae encodes these proteins:
- a CDS encoding sensor protein KdpD: MSSAKHFLELIQKSRKGKFKIYIGMSAGVGKTFRMLQEAHALLRNGIDVKIGYIETHGREETVALTDGIPEIARRSVFYKGKNLEEMDLQTIINEHPEVVLVDELAHTNVEGSKNKKRWQDVLEILDNGINVISAMNIQHIESLNEEVKKITGIEVAERVPDKILALADEVVNIDLTADELLTRLKEGKIYKKEKIQTALSNFFQSGHILQLRELALKEVATHVERKVETEIKTENFKPIKFLACISSNEKIAKNIIRKTARLASYYNSPWTVLYVQKPSENPEKIALDKQRYLINNFNLAQELGAKVVRIKESSVHKGILEYVIAHNMTTVCIGKPHSSLWQRLSGYSWIYTLMNRLNERQIDIIILS; encoded by the coding sequence ATGTCATCAGCCAAACATTTTTTAGAACTGATTCAGAAATCCCGGAAAGGAAAATTTAAGATTTACATCGGGATGAGTGCAGGCGTAGGAAAGACTTTCCGGATGCTTCAGGAGGCACATGCATTATTGAGAAACGGCATTGATGTAAAGATTGGTTATATTGAAACCCATGGCCGGGAAGAGACGGTAGCTCTTACAGACGGAATCCCTGAGATTGCTAGAAGATCGGTTTTTTATAAAGGTAAAAACCTGGAGGAAATGGATCTTCAGACGATCATCAATGAACATCCTGAAGTGGTTCTGGTGGATGAGCTGGCGCATACCAATGTGGAAGGTTCCAAAAATAAAAAAAGATGGCAGGATGTACTGGAAATCCTTGATAACGGAATCAATGTGATCAGTGCGATGAACATCCAGCATATTGAGAGCCTTAATGAAGAGGTGAAAAAGATCACGGGGATAGAAGTGGCGGAACGTGTACCGGATAAGATTCTGGCTCTTGCCGATGAGGTGGTAAATATAGACCTTACTGCGGATGAGCTGCTAACCCGCCTGAAAGAAGGAAAGATCTATAAAAAAGAAAAAATTCAGACGGCGCTCAGCAACTTTTTTCAGAGTGGACATATTTTACAGCTTCGTGAATTGGCCTTAAAAGAGGTGGCAACCCATGTGGAACGAAAGGTGGAAACTGAGATCAAGACTGAAAATTTCAAACCTATCAAATTTCTGGCCTGCATCAGCAGTAATGAAAAGATTGCGAAGAATATCATCCGTAAAACAGCCCGTCTGGCGAGTTATTATAACAGTCCGTGGACGGTTTTATATGTTCAGAAACCCTCTGAAAACCCTGAAAAAATTGCCCTAGACAAGCAGCGGTATTTGATTAATAATTTTAATTTAGCACAGGAATTGGGGGCGAAAGTGGTACGGATAAAAGAAAGCAGTGTACATAAAGGAATTTTAGAATATGTCATTGCCCACAATATGACCACGGTTTGTATCGGGAAGCCTCACTCAAGCCTCTGGCAGCGCCTTTCCGGTTATAGCTGGATTTACACGCTGATGAATAGACTTAATGAAAGACAGATAGATATTATTATTTTATCTTAG
- a CDS encoding T9SS type A sorting domain-containing protein: MKKNLILLLFAIANFIPLMNAQSPQWVLGNSLVNFPATGNPHLLTNSLGAGNFPGSNAAFDSNGNLLFYVRGNRIYNQNNVLIDTITPGVNTVTKEISVVNVPGTCNEFYIIAMTVYNMPAFINTLISVKVTVNSTSIYVSPPEHFNYKGNRIFAISKLRKNKTRYLFAVGNTVERFLITKNGISHQQTLPIYPTGDISDVELFEDATTGKMRLAYGNGNELRVWTLNQNGDYININNLNLSGVTKIDGVEFIDYNRIIIAQNNSNVGNKGIAIVNINPLTVNFIPNTSNYYNSYIEKAIDGKFYVSKENIVSNTVQGYKLSSINHSNSTVTEVPNLTIPNMDIVYGETIRLLPDQIDNENYAHANYRWDLAAFDNAADTGAEPYVPAPGNEIIWESNDIWNRKTANGLSVTHENPGYSSDPSKFNVMRFRIRNLGCVASTESRVRLYWTMGATGESWDNNAVPVNPPSPTALNSWDGSKCIVNPQTNACVPAGGEIKARSLVFNSNAPDYDSSSSTPGFIIPPLQPGQEIIIDAKWQPVNPSLFGDPNVISNPVLCFLGRIVDVNDPMFSELPASTTNMMGDNVKNNNNVVTRNTSLVPLGGLEGSYYKFDSSIFIGNPSSEQTDFMVRFDRVGVNDNNFAKIGRIKIKLDDRLWEKWMSAGSEGSGIEILNAEKRELTVTNFENVQLNNIMLEAGEYRAIKFTFELKEPTDVIQDYQYAVSQVAAEKPDQQYGSVCIFNVKINHTQENGEFIYDEAGKSGTGNTNNSNFKRITVSPNPSSDFAKLDFELLQDSQLNIQVFDMLGKEIKSIERNKNFNKGLNNVKFSTSELPNGNYFIVITASGEKRSLQLIIKH; this comes from the coding sequence ATGAAAAAAAATCTAATACTACTGCTTTTTGCAATCGCAAATTTTATACCCCTGATGAATGCTCAATCGCCCCAATGGGTTTTGGGAAACTCTCTCGTTAATTTTCCTGCCACAGGAAATCCTCACTTATTAACAAATTCTTTAGGAGCAGGAAATTTTCCCGGATCAAATGCTGCATTTGACTCTAATGGTAATCTGTTATTTTATGTACGGGGAAACAGAATATATAACCAAAATAACGTTTTGATAGATACTATAACACCTGGTGTGAATACCGTAACCAAAGAAATTTCAGTTGTCAATGTGCCAGGTACATGTAATGAATTTTATATTATTGCGATGACAGTATATAATATGCCAGCCTTTATTAATACTCTCATTTCCGTGAAGGTAACCGTAAATAGCACTTCAATTTATGTTTCCCCACCAGAGCATTTTAACTATAAAGGAAATAGAATTTTTGCAATATCAAAACTAAGAAAAAATAAAACACGTTATTTATTTGCAGTCGGAAATACTGTAGAGCGATTTTTGATTACTAAAAATGGGATATCCCATCAACAAACATTACCTATATATCCTACAGGTGATATTTCTGATGTTGAACTATTTGAAGATGCAACTACAGGAAAGATGAGATTAGCATATGGAAATGGTAATGAATTAAGGGTTTGGACGCTCAATCAAAATGGGGACTATATCAATATTAATAATCTGAACCTTTCTGGAGTTACCAAAATTGATGGAGTGGAATTTATTGACTATAATAGAATTATTATTGCACAAAATAACTCTAATGTAGGTAATAAAGGAATTGCCATTGTTAATATTAATCCTTTGACGGTAAATTTTATTCCTAATACCAGTAATTATTATAACTCTTATATTGAAAAAGCAATTGACGGGAAATTTTACGTATCAAAAGAAAATATTGTTTCAAATACTGTTCAGGGATATAAATTGTCTTCTATCAATCATAGTAATTCAACCGTTACAGAAGTGCCGAATCTTACCATTCCGAATATGGATATTGTCTATGGCGAAACAATACGATTGCTACCCGATCAAATTGATAATGAAAATTACGCTCACGCTAATTACAGATGGGATCTGGCCGCATTTGACAATGCTGCGGATACAGGCGCAGAACCTTATGTTCCCGCACCCGGAAATGAAATTATCTGGGAAAGTAATGATATATGGAACAGGAAGACAGCCAATGGACTAAGTGTGACCCATGAAAATCCGGGATATTCTTCCGATCCTTCTAAATTCAACGTGATGCGATTCAGGATAAGGAATTTAGGCTGTGTGGCATCCACTGAAAGCCGTGTAAGGTTATACTGGACAATGGGGGCAACAGGAGAATCCTGGGATAATAATGCAGTTCCGGTAAATCCTCCTTCCCCAACAGCGCTTAACTCCTGGGACGGATCAAAGTGTATTGTAAATCCACAGACTAATGCCTGTGTTCCTGCGGGAGGCGAGATCAAAGCGCGAAGCTTGGTCTTCAACAGTAATGCTCCGGACTATGATAGCAGTTCGAGTACACCTGGATTTATTATTCCACCTTTACAGCCGGGACAGGAGATCATCATTGATGCGAAGTGGCAGCCGGTAAATCCTTCATTATTCGGAGATCCCAATGTTATCAGCAATCCTGTATTGTGTTTCCTGGGAAGAATCGTTGATGTGAATGACCCTATGTTCAGTGAACTTCCAGCAAGCACAACCAATATGATGGGTGACAATGTTAAAAATAACAATAATGTGGTAACGCGTAATACTTCGTTGGTACCACTGGGGGGATTAGAAGGCTCATATTATAAATTTGACAGTTCCATCTTTATTGGAAATCCTTCTTCAGAACAAACGGATTTTATGGTGAGGTTTGATCGGGTTGGGGTAAATGATAACAATTTTGCTAAAATAGGTAGAATAAAAATTAAACTGGATGATCGTTTATGGGAAAAATGGATGTCTGCCGGATCAGAAGGTAGTGGGATAGAGATATTGAATGCTGAGAAACGCGAGCTTACGGTTACCAATTTTGAAAATGTACAGCTGAACAATATCATGCTGGAAGCAGGAGAATACAGGGCAATAAAATTCACTTTTGAACTTAAGGAGCCGACGGATGTGATTCAGGATTATCAATATGCAGTTTCCCAGGTCGCTGCTGAAAAACCAGATCAGCAGTATGGAAGTGTCTGTATATTCAATGTAAAGATCAATCATACACAGGAAAACGGAGAATTCATCTATGATGAGGCTGGTAAATCAGGCACTGGTAATACTAATAATTCAAATTTTAAGCGTATTACTGTTTCTCCAAATCCATCGTCGGATTTCGCAAAACTGGATTTTGAATTATTACAGGACAGTCAGCTTAACATACAGGTATTTGATATGCTGGGAAAAGAAATAAAGTCTATTGAAAGGAATAAAAATTTTAACAAAGGACTAAATAATGTAAAATTTTCCACCTCTGAGCTACCAAACGGCAACTATTTCATTGTAATAACTGCTTCAGGAGAGAAGAGATCTTTACAATTAATCATAAAACATTAA
- a CDS encoding glycerophosphodiester phosphodiesterase has protein sequence MKNFILGLAVLSTVLMKAQTQIIAHRGYFQSQPATTENSIKSLENAQKLKIYGSEFDVRMTKDGVLVINHDEHHGKMEISETSFKELETLKLSNGEKFPTLKDYLKQGKKDPSLKLIVEIKPDKTPEKENEITQKTIKMIKEMKLENQSEFISFSLNICKEIKRLEPAFKVQYLNGELSPEQIKKEGLDGMDYHYSVFQKNPSWITEAKTLGLITNSWTVNDPAIYEQLKKQGIGFVTTNIPDQLKNK, from the coding sequence ATGAAAAATTTTATCTTAGGGTTAGCAGTTTTAAGTACAGTTCTCATGAAGGCACAAACCCAGATCATTGCACACAGAGGATATTTCCAGTCGCAGCCCGCAACCACGGAAAATTCCATTAAATCATTGGAAAATGCTCAGAAATTAAAGATATACGGATCCGAATTTGACGTAAGAATGACGAAAGACGGAGTACTGGTCATTAACCATGATGAGCATCACGGCAAAATGGAAATCTCCGAAACTTCATTCAAAGAGCTGGAAACATTGAAATTATCAAACGGGGAAAAATTCCCGACATTGAAAGATTATCTTAAACAGGGTAAAAAAGATCCGTCTTTGAAGCTGATCGTAGAAATCAAGCCGGATAAAACCCCGGAAAAAGAAAACGAGATCACCCAGAAGACGATTAAGATGATCAAAGAAATGAAGCTGGAAAATCAAAGTGAGTTCATTTCTTTCAGCCTGAATATCTGCAAAGAGATCAAAAGACTGGAACCGGCATTTAAAGTACAATACCTGAACGGAGAACTTTCCCCTGAACAGATTAAAAAAGAAGGTCTGGACGGAATGGATTACCACTACAGCGTTTTTCAGAAAAATCCTTCATGGATTACTGAAGCTAAAACACTGGGCCTAATTACCAATTCCTGGACCGTGAACGATCCTGCCATCTACGAACAGCTAAAAAAGCAGGGAATAGGCTTTGTAACCACTAACATTCCTGATCAGCTTAAAAATAAATAA
- the ligA gene encoding NAD-dependent DNA ligase LigA, which translates to MSENIQQKIEQLRKELHQHNENYYLLDTPTISDYEFDMLLEQLQDLEAKHPEFYDENSPTVRVGGGITKVFPTIQHRFRMYSLDNSYDFEDLEDWEKRIIKTISDPVEFVAELKYDGASISILYENGKLVQAVTRGDGFQGDEITPNVRTISDIPLTLKGDFPPHFFMRGEIYLTRKNFDKINKLREEEGLDPFMNPRNTASGSLKMQDSAEVRKRGLSSVLYQFISEDFPTETHWELLQKAQSWGFKTSQQAKLCKTLDEVKEFISFWDTERHNLPFEIDGIVLKVNSLQQQRQLGYTAKSPRWAMAYKFKAEKVETELQCVSYQVGRTGAITPVANLKPVLLAGTIVKRASLHNEDIIKKLDLHEQDFVYVEKGGEIIPKIVGVNTEKRTEESREIEYIKHCPECGTELVKIEDQAIHFCPNELHCPPQVVGRMIHYVSRKALNIENLGSETIEQLYREKLIENPADFYVLTKEQLLPLERMAEKSAQNIISGIEKSKEIPFEKVLYGIGIKHVGETVAKKLVKNFPTIEELKNASVEELCQVEDIGTKIAVSIEEFFRNSENLLMIERLKSYGVQLEKGENTNEVLSNVLEGKTFLFTGKLSLFTREQAEEMVEKHGGKNISAVSKNLNYLVVGEKAGSKLKKAQDIGTITIYDEQQFLDLIEKQ; encoded by the coding sequence ATGTCTGAAAATATACAGCAAAAGATAGAACAGCTCAGAAAGGAGCTTCATCAGCATAACGAAAATTATTACCTTCTGGATACACCTACGATCTCTGATTATGAGTTTGATATGTTACTGGAACAGCTTCAGGATCTTGAAGCCAAACACCCAGAGTTTTATGATGAAAACTCACCTACCGTACGTGTAGGAGGCGGAATTACAAAGGTCTTCCCAACCATTCAGCACAGATTCAGGATGTATTCTCTGGATAATTCTTATGATTTTGAGGATCTTGAGGACTGGGAAAAAAGAATCATCAAGACCATCAGTGATCCTGTAGAATTTGTTGCGGAACTGAAATATGATGGCGCTTCTATTTCCATCCTGTATGAAAACGGAAAGCTGGTACAGGCCGTAACCCGTGGAGACGGTTTCCAGGGAGACGAAATTACCCCGAATGTCCGTACGATCTCAGATATTCCGTTGACGTTAAAAGGTGATTTCCCGCCTCATTTTTTCATGAGAGGTGAAATTTATTTAACCCGAAAGAACTTTGATAAGATCAATAAACTTCGTGAAGAGGAAGGACTGGATCCTTTTATGAATCCACGAAACACAGCCAGCGGAAGCTTAAAAATGCAGGACAGCGCGGAAGTAAGAAAGCGTGGACTTTCATCAGTACTTTACCAGTTTATTTCTGAGGATTTCCCTACAGAAACGCACTGGGAACTGCTTCAGAAGGCACAAAGCTGGGGCTTCAAAACATCACAGCAGGCGAAACTCTGCAAAACTTTGGATGAGGTGAAGGAATTCATCAGCTTCTGGGATACAGAACGTCATAACCTTCCTTTTGAGATTGACGGAATTGTGTTGAAAGTAAATTCTCTTCAGCAGCAGCGCCAGTTGGGTTATACCGCCAAGTCTCCGCGATGGGCTATGGCTTATAAGTTTAAAGCGGAAAAGGTGGAAACGGAATTACAGTGTGTTTCTTATCAGGTGGGAAGAACGGGAGCAATTACTCCTGTGGCCAACCTAAAACCGGTTTTACTGGCCGGAACTATCGTGAAAAGAGCTTCTCTTCACAATGAAGATATTATCAAAAAGCTGGATCTGCATGAACAGGATTTTGTATATGTGGAAAAAGGCGGTGAAATTATTCCTAAGATTGTAGGCGTAAATACGGAAAAGAGAACGGAAGAAAGCCGTGAAATAGAATACATCAAACATTGTCCGGAATGTGGAACGGAGCTGGTAAAAATTGAAGACCAGGCCATCCACTTCTGTCCGAATGAGCTTCACTGCCCGCCTCAGGTAGTGGGAAGAATGATCCATTATGTTTCCAGAAAGGCCCTGAATATTGAAAACCTGGGAAGCGAAACAATTGAACAGCTGTACAGAGAAAAACTGATTGAAAACCCTGCTGATTTCTATGTTCTCACCAAAGAACAGCTTCTTCCGCTTGAAAGAATGGCTGAAAAATCTGCCCAAAATATCATCTCAGGAATTGAAAAATCTAAAGAGATTCCGTTTGAAAAGGTTCTATACGGAATCGGGATTAAGCATGTGGGCGAAACGGTGGCTAAAAAACTGGTGAAAAATTTCCCTACGATAGAAGAACTGAAAAATGCATCTGTGGAAGAGCTTTGCCAGGTGGAAGATATCGGAACCAAAATTGCGGTAAGCATTGAAGAATTCTTCAGAAATTCTGAAAACCTCCTGATGATCGAGCGTTTAAAATCGTACGGTGTACAGCTTGAAAAGGGAGAAAATACCAATGAAGTTCTATCAAACGTTCTGGAAGGAAAAACGTTCCTTTTCACCGGAAAACTATCGCTTTTCACCAGAGAACAGGCGGAAGAAATGGTAGAGAAACACGGTGGAAAGAATATTTCTGCGGTTTCCAAGAATCTTAATTATCTTGTGGTAGGTGAGAAAGCCGGAAGCAAACTGAAAAAAGCGCAGGACATCGGAACGATTACCATTTACGATGAGCAGCAGTTTTTAGATCTGATTGAAAAACAGTAG
- a CDS encoding ATP-binding protein → MKLKTKLTLGVGLLFLLIVLLSVIGSVYINKLKSDTEKILTANYNSLEFSKNMLLALDKISTDSAVAVTDFQKNNKLQEKNLTEFGEREATQNLNLHFQSYLKQPSPDKEKLIREDLAKIMSLNMKGIERKSDIAIITAENATFWIVSLGTVCFLIAFILLFNLPQTIAEPINQLTFSIRQIADKNYNERVHFKGSEEFNSLAESFNIMAEKLQEYESSSFSKQLMDKKRIETLVNNMHDAVIGLDENHFIYMINDEALKITNLNKEEIIGKTAHEVAVNNDLMRELLKNIDHPVVEPIKIVRDNKENYFEQDIIPINITKTGEKEKKYIGKVILLRNITPFKELDFAKTNFIATISHELKTPISAIKMGVQLLGNQKFGELNEQQQELLKSINEDGQRLLDITGELLNLSQVETGNIRLTVEKCSPKEMVQTAVKNVEKLAEQKNISITTEYLIADDDFVAADFDKTVWVMNNFLTNAVKHSFQDETIQILVEKRETFIQFSITDTGSGIDEKYHRQIFDRYFQVPGEHQNGTGLGLAISKNFIEKQNGEIGVESSPNQGSTFFFRLPVL, encoded by the coding sequence ATGAAACTTAAAACGAAACTCACTTTAGGCGTAGGTCTTTTATTTTTACTGATTGTTTTGCTTTCAGTAATCGGTTCCGTCTATATCAACAAACTGAAATCGGATACGGAAAAGATTCTTACCGCCAATTATAACAGCCTGGAATTCTCCAAAAATATGCTGCTTGCTTTGGACAAGATAAGTACAGATAGTGCTGTTGCAGTAACCGATTTTCAGAAAAATAACAAGCTTCAGGAAAAGAACCTTACTGAGTTCGGCGAAAGAGAAGCTACCCAGAATCTTAATCTACACTTTCAGAGCTATCTGAAGCAGCCTTCTCCCGATAAAGAAAAGCTGATCCGTGAAGATCTGGCCAAAATCATGTCCCTGAATATGAAAGGGATCGAGCGGAAAAGTGATATTGCCATCATTACCGCTGAAAATGCTACATTCTGGATCGTAAGTCTGGGAACCGTATGTTTTCTGATTGCTTTTATCCTGCTTTTTAATCTTCCGCAGACGATTGCAGAACCAATTAACCAGCTGACCTTCAGTATCCGACAGATTGCGGATAAAAATTACAATGAAAGGGTTCATTTTAAAGGAAGTGAGGAGTTCAACAGTCTTGCAGAATCTTTTAATATCATGGCGGAAAAGCTTCAGGAATATGAGAGCAGCAGCTTTTCCAAACAGCTGATGGATAAGAAAAGGATTGAGACTTTGGTCAACAATATGCACGATGCAGTGATCGGACTGGATGAAAATCACTTTATCTACATGATCAACGATGAAGCATTGAAAATCACTAATCTCAACAAAGAAGAAATTATCGGGAAAACGGCTCATGAAGTGGCTGTGAATAATGACCTGATGCGCGAACTGCTCAAAAATATCGATCATCCGGTAGTCGAGCCTATCAAGATCGTCCGGGATAATAAAGAAAATTATTTCGAACAGGATATTATCCCTATCAACATCACGAAAACCGGAGAAAAAGAAAAGAAATATATCGGAAAAGTAATCCTGCTCCGGAATATCACCCCTTTTAAAGAACTTGATTTCGCCAAAACCAACTTTATAGCAACCATTTCTCATGAATTGAAAACACCTATTTCAGCCATAAAAATGGGCGTTCAGCTGCTCGGTAATCAGAAATTCGGTGAGTTGAATGAGCAGCAGCAGGAATTACTGAAGAGTATTAACGAAGATGGACAGCGCCTGCTGGATATTACAGGAGAACTGCTGAATCTTTCACAGGTAGAAACAGGAAATATCCGCTTAACCGTTGAAAAATGCTCACCAAAAGAAATGGTGCAGACCGCTGTAAAAAATGTTGAAAAACTGGCAGAACAGAAAAATATTTCCATAACCACAGAATATCTTATTGCTGATGATGATTTTGTTGCAGCCGATTTCGATAAAACAGTCTGGGTAATGAATAACTTCCTGACTAATGCCGTGAAACATTCGTTTCAGGATGAAACCATTCAGATTTTGGTTGAAAAACGAGAGACTTTCATTCAGTTCAGCATTACCGATACAGGAAGCGGTATTGATGAAAAATACCACCGCCAGATCTTCGACCGCTATTTCCAGGTTCCGGGAGAACACCAAAACGGAACTGGATTAGGACTCGCTATTTCCAAAAATTTCATTGAAAAACAAAATGGTGAAATTGGTGTGGAAAGCTCTCCGAATCAGGGAAGTACTTTCTTTTTCAGATTGCCGGTTTTATGA
- a CDS encoding porin, protein MKRYIVAGILAGVFFPKAQTSDSLKTGNSVTFSAYAELFYTYDFNEPASHLRQNFLYSYNRHNEVNLNLGLIKANYQSENLRANVALMAGTYAQDNMAAEQDALRYVNEANVGIKISKTKNLWVDAGIMPSHIGWESAIGKDNINLTRSFAAENSPYFETGAKISYTSDNGKWLLSGLVLNGWQRIAKAEGNQSLSFGHQVIYKPNDKITMNSSSFIGNDKAKEEKRMRYFHDLYGSFQLTDQFSAVLGFDIGAEQKTKGSSSYNIWYTPNVLMKYQLDHKWALAGRLEYYNDKNGVIISTKTPNGFQTFGYSLNVDYAILKNVVFRTEARGFTSKDAIFVKNDQMKQGNFFITTSLAAWF, encoded by the coding sequence ATGAAAAGATATATCGTTGCCGGAATTTTAGCCGGAGTTTTCTTCCCGAAAGCACAAACCTCAGATTCATTGAAAACAGGAAATAGTGTGACGTTTTCTGCTTATGCAGAACTTTTTTACACGTATGATTTTAACGAACCTGCAAGCCATCTGAGACAGAATTTTCTGTATTCCTACAATAGACATAATGAAGTAAATCTTAATCTAGGATTGATAAAAGCGAATTATCAGAGTGAAAATCTCCGTGCCAATGTGGCCCTGATGGCCGGAACCTATGCTCAGGATAATATGGCGGCTGAACAGGATGCCCTGCGTTATGTGAATGAAGCCAACGTTGGAATCAAAATTTCCAAAACTAAAAACCTGTGGGTGGATGCAGGAATTATGCCTTCCCATATCGGATGGGAAAGTGCTATTGGAAAAGATAATATCAATCTGACCAGAAGTTTTGCCGCCGAAAATTCTCCTTATTTTGAGACCGGTGCTAAAATCTCCTACACATCAGACAATGGAAAATGGCTCCTGAGCGGACTTGTCCTGAACGGATGGCAGAGAATCGCCAAAGCTGAAGGTAATCAAAGTCTTTCTTTCGGGCATCAGGTGATTTATAAACCTAATGATAAAATTACCATGAACAGCAGCTCATTTATCGGAAACGATAAAGCAAAAGAAGAGAAAAGAATGCGTTATTTTCACGATTTGTACGGAAGTTTCCAATTGACAGACCAATTTTCAGCGGTTCTGGGTTTCGACATTGGTGCAGAGCAGAAAACAAAAGGAAGCAGCAGCTACAATATCTGGTACACCCCCAATGTTCTGATGAAATATCAGTTGGATCATAAATGGGCATTGGCAGGAAGATTGGAGTATTACAACGATAAAAATGGGGTAATCATTAGTACAAAAACACCTAATGGCTTCCAAACTTTCGGCTATTCCCTGAATGTGGATTATGCGATTCTGAAAAACGTAGTGTTCCGTACGGAAGCAAGAGGCTTTACCTCCAAAGATGCCATTTTTGTAAAGAATGATCAGATGAAACAGGGCAATTTCTTTATCACCACAAGTCTGGCAGCCTGGTTTTAA